The bacterium region CAAGAACGGAGAGAAGATCGACATTCCCAACGAAGCCACGGCCCGCGCGATCGTTCAGGAGCTGGAGCCGCTCCCGTTCACGGTCTCGGAGATCCGGCGCAGGGATCAGCAGCGGCATCCCGCGGCGCCGTTTACCACCAGCACGCTCCAACAGGAAGCGAACCGCAAGCTGGGATACTCGGCGGCCCGGACGATGGTCGTCGCGCAACAACTCTACGAAGGCCTCGACGTGGGAGACGAGGGGACGGTCGGCCTGATTACCTACATGCGCACAGACGCCGTGCGCGTGGCGGATGAGGCTCAGCATCAGGCCCGTGAGTACGTCACCCAGGCGTTCGGGGCCTCGTATGTCCCTCCCCAGCCACGCCAGTACACGTCGCGGCGGACCGCGCAGGGGGCACACGAGGCGATCCGACCGACATCGGTGCTCCGCACCCCCGAGGTCGTCAAGCCGTTCCTCAAGGCGGACCAGTACAAAGTCTACCGATTGGTGTGGGAGCGATTCGTCGCAAGCCAAATGGCCTCCGCGGTGCTCGACACCCTCGCGGTGGACATCTCGGCCGGAGCCTACCTATTCCGCGCCACCGGATCGCGCATCAAGTTCCCGGGGTTCCTCCGTGTGTACCTCGAAGGACGCGACAACGGGGAGGAAGAGACCCCCGAGGGGTGGTTGCCCGACGTCCAGCAAGGTGAGCTCGTCCGCCTGCTGGGTCTCGATCCGGCCCAACACTTCACGCAGCCGCCGCCCCGGTACACCGAGGCGACGCTGGTGCGCGCGCTCGAAGAACGGGGGATCGGTCGCCCGAGCACATACGCCCCGATCATCGAGACGATCAAGCAGCGGGGGTATGTTGAGGTCGAGGATCGTCGGATGTACCCGACGGAGTTGGGCGTGCTCGTGAACTCGATCCTGGTCGAGCATTTCCCGACCGTGGTGGACGCCGACTTCACCGCCCACCTTGAAGAAGATCTGGACAAAGTGGAGGAGGGCCAGGAAGACTGGGTGCGGCTGCTCAAAGAATTTTATGGTCCCTTTGCCGAGGTCCTGCGCAAGGCCGAGGAAAACATCGAAGAGGTGGAGATCTCGCCCGAGGAGATCGGGGAACCGTGCCCGAGATGCGGGAAGCCGCTCGTGAAGCGGCGCGGCCGGTTCGGAGAGTTCATCGCGTGTTCGGGGTACCCGGCATGTTCATACACGCGGCCGGTCGGCATCGGCGTACGCTGCCCTCTTGACAATGGGGAGGTCGTTGAGCGCCGAACCAGGAAAGGGCGGATGTTCTACGGGTGCGCCAATTACCCGGCGTGCACATTCACGTCCTGGGACCGACCGACAGGGCGGATGTGCCCCCAGTGTGGACAGATGCTGGTGGCCAAACGAGCGAAGCGCGGCGCGACCCCCGCGGTCGTGTGCAGCAACAAGGAGTGCGACTACAAGGAGGCCCCGAAGCCCCGGGAAGTCGAGCAGGTGGGGGCCCCATCCTGACGAGGACGCCGCACGGGAGCGCTCCCCGGTTCCGATCACGCGTCGGCCCGATGCGCTCGACCACGATTGTCGCGGTGCGGCGGGATGCCTCCGTCGCGGTGGCCGGAGACGGCCAAGTGACCGCCGGGAATACGGTCCTCAAGCACGGGGCGCGGAAGATCCGGCGGATCGGTGATGGGGTGTTGCTGGGCTTTGCCGGGTCCGCCGCCGACGGGCTGACGTTGTTCGAGAAGCTTGAGCAGAAGCTTGATGCGTTCCACGGCAACCTCGCCCGCGCTGCGGTCGAGCTCGCCAAGGACTGGCGGACCGACCGGGTCCTGAGACGTCTCGAGGCCCTGATGGTGGTGGCGGATCGGGAGCACATCTTCGTCCTCTCCGGGAGCGGAGATATCGTCGAGCCCGACGACGGCGTGGCGGCGATCGGGTCGGGCGGTCCCTACGCGCTGGCCGCGGCACGCGCGCTGCTCGCCCACTCGCGCCTTTCCGCGGAGGAAATCGCCCGCGAGGCGCTCCGGCTCGCCGCCGAGATCTGCGTCTTTACCAACGACCGCGTGAGCATGGAGGTGCTCCCGTAGCCGGATGGGCACCGTCCCTCGCGTTACCGGTTTGCTCGGGGTGGAGGCGCTGACGCCTAGGCGCATTGTCGAGGAACTCGACAAGTTCATCGTCGGCCAGGTCCCCGCGAAGCGGGCGGTGGCGATCGCGCTGCGTAATCGGTACCGGCGGAGCCGGCTCGGGCCGGACCTGCGGGACGAGGTGATTCCCAAGAACATCCTGATGATCGGCCCGACGGGGGTCGGCAAGACCGAGATCGCCCGGCGGCTCGCACGCCTCGTCGCCGCTCCGTTCGTGAAACTGGAGGCGACCAAGTTCACCGAGGTCGGATACGTCGGCCGGGACGTGGATTCGATGGTGCGGGATCTCGTCGAAGCCGCGGTCCAGATGGTGCGCACCGAGCGGATGAGCGCGGTGGAAGCGCGGGCCGCCGCGCAGGCGCGGGAGCGGTTGCTCGAGATTCTCGCCCCTGCCCCGCGGCGGGAGGGATCGTATGCCAATCCCCTGGAGGCGCTGTTCGGCGGCGGCCGTCCGGCCCCAGCGACCTCGCCGCCCTCCGACAGTTCGGCTGAGCTGCTGGAGCGCCGGTCCGCGCTGCGCGAACGGTTCGAACGAGGGGAGCTCGACAAGGAGATGGTCGAGCTCGATGTCGAGGAAGCCTCTTCGCCGATGATCGAGGTCTTTTCGGGGCAGGGCGCCGAGGAGATGGGCATCAACCTCCAGGACCTGGTCGGCAATATTCTCCCTCGCCGGCGCAAGCGGAGGCGGATGACGGTCCCTGAGGCGCTCCGCGTGCTCACCAACGAAGAAGCGCAGAAGCTCATCGATACCGATGAGGTGGTGCGCGAGGGCGTGCGCCGGGCGGAAGAGTCCGGCATCATCTTCATCGACGAGCTCGACAAGATCGCCGGCCACTCCGTCGGCGCCGGGCCGGACGTGTCCCGCGAAGGCGTCCAACGCGACATCCTCCCGATTCTGGAGGGGTCCACGGTCACGACCAAGCACGGTCCGGTGCGGACGGATCACGTGCTCTTCATCGCCGCCGGAGCGTTTCACATCGCCAAGCCGTCCGACCTCATCCCCGAACTCCAGGGCCGTCTCCCCATCCGCGTGGAATTGCAGCCGTTGACGGAGGACGACTTCGTCCGCATCTTGGTGGAACCCGAGAACGCGTTGACCCGCCAGTATGTCGCGTTGCTGTCCACCGACGGCGTGCGCGTGGAGTTCACGGGCGACGGGATCCGGGAGATCGCCAAGATTGCCCGGCAGGTCAACGACGAGACGGAGGACATCGGCGCACGCCGTCTCCACACGATCCTGGAACGCGTCACCGATGAAATTTCCTTTAACGCGCCTGAATCTTCGAATGATGCGAAGGCGTCCCACGTGGTTATCGACGCTGCGTACGTCCACGGCCGGCTCGCCGGTATCCTCGCCGACCACGATCTGAGTCGCTACATCCTCTGATCCGGGCATTTGTCTCGCCCCGGGAGCCTGTGCTATACTACGTCAAGACTTTTAGCACGCTCTCTGACTTCGCCGGCGGTGCCCGAGGATGTCTTGGGTTCCGGCGTGGGATGATGGGGGCGGAGGCGAAACCGGAAAGGGGATGGCATGCAGTGCCGGTTGTGACCATGAAGCAATTGCTGGAGGCGGGGGTCCATTTTGGCCATCAGACTCGCCGATGGAACCCCAAGATGGCTCCTTTTATTTTCACGCAGCGCAATGGAATCCACATCATCGATTTGCAGAAATCGGTCCCCCTCATCGAGGGGGCCTATAAATTTATACGCGAGACCGTGGCGGCGGGCGGCACCGTGTTGTTCGTTGGGACAAAGAAGCAGGCGCAGGACGCGATCCGCGAAGAGGCGATCCGAGCCCACCAGTTTTTCGTCAACCAGCGGTGGCTCGGCGGGATGCTCACCAACTTCAACACGATCAGGACGCGGATCGATCGTCTGAAGGAACTCATGGAGATCCGCGACAACGGGACGCTCGACGTCCTCCCCAAGCGCGAGCAATCTCACCTCATGGATGAGCTGGCGCGCCTGGAGAAGTACCTCAGCGGCATCGCCACGATGCGGTCCGTTCCCTCCGCGATGTACATCGTCGACACGCGCAAGGAGCATATCGCGATCGCCGAAGCGCGGAAGCTGCGCATCCCGGTTGTGGCGATCATCGATACGAACTCCGACCCCGACGAGGCCGATTATCCGATTCCCGGAAACGACGACGCCATTCGCGCGGTCCGCCTGATTACGAACCGGATCGCCAGCGCCGCTCAAGAGGGCTACGAGGAGTGGCGAAAGGGGCAGGTGCTGGAGCAG contains the following coding sequences:
- the rpsB gene encoding 30S ribosomal protein S2; this translates as MPVVTMKQLLEAGVHFGHQTRRWNPKMAPFIFTQRNGIHIIDLQKSVPLIEGAYKFIRETVAAGGTVLFVGTKKQAQDAIREEAIRAHQFFVNQRWLGGMLTNFNTIRTRIDRLKELMEIRDNGTLDVLPKREQSHLMDELARLEKYLSGIATMRSVPSAMYIVDTRKEHIAIAEARKLRIPVVAIIDTNSDPDEADYPIPGNDDAIRAVRLITNRIASAAQEGYEEWRKGQVLEQEEALAAEGEGVEPAPMAPLSGEEEVVEEPAEEEEVQA
- the hslU gene encoding ATP-dependent protease ATPase subunit HslU — protein: MGTVPRVTGLLGVEALTPRRIVEELDKFIVGQVPAKRAVAIALRNRYRRSRLGPDLRDEVIPKNILMIGPTGVGKTEIARRLARLVAAPFVKLEATKFTEVGYVGRDVDSMVRDLVEAAVQMVRTERMSAVEARAAAQARERLLEILAPAPRREGSYANPLEALFGGGRPAPATSPPSDSSAELLERRSALRERFERGELDKEMVELDVEEASSPMIEVFSGQGAEEMGINLQDLVGNILPRRRKRRRMTVPEALRVLTNEEAQKLIDTDEVVREGVRRAEESGIIFIDELDKIAGHSVGAGPDVSREGVQRDILPILEGSTVTTKHGPVRTDHVLFIAAGAFHIAKPSDLIPELQGRLPIRVELQPLTEDDFVRILVEPENALTRQYVALLSTDGVRVEFTGDGIREIAKIARQVNDETEDIGARRLHTILERVTDEISFNAPESSNDAKASHVVIDAAYVHGRLAGILADHDLSRYIL
- the hslV gene encoding ATP-dependent protease subunit HslV, coding for MRSTTIVAVRRDASVAVAGDGQVTAGNTVLKHGARKIRRIGDGVLLGFAGSAADGLTLFEKLEQKLDAFHGNLARAAVELAKDWRTDRVLRRLEALMVVADREHIFVLSGSGDIVEPDDGVAAIGSGGPYALAAARALLAHSRLSAEEIAREALRLAAEICVFTNDRVSMEVLP
- the topA gene encoding type I DNA topoisomerase → MAKSLVVVESPTKARTVKKLLDRKFEVIASMGHVKDLPRSQLGVDVEHEFTPKYVVPKGKGPVIKELKAAAKKASAVYLATDPDREGEAISWHLATILNPLNPKIKRIEFHEVTRDAIRRALQAPRDIDTSLVNAQQARRILDRLVGYKLSPLLWRKVRGGLSAGRVQSVAVRLICEREAEIEAFVPQEYWSIAARLARDTEPAPFLARLVSKNGEKIDIPNEATARAIVQELEPLPFTVSEIRRRDQQRHPAAPFTTSTLQQEANRKLGYSAARTMVVAQQLYEGLDVGDEGTVGLITYMRTDAVRVADEAQHQAREYVTQAFGASYVPPQPRQYTSRRTAQGAHEAIRPTSVLRTPEVVKPFLKADQYKVYRLVWERFVASQMASAVLDTLAVDISAGAYLFRATGSRIKFPGFLRVYLEGRDNGEEETPEGWLPDVQQGELVRLLGLDPAQHFTQPPPRYTEATLVRALEERGIGRPSTYAPIIETIKQRGYVEVEDRRMYPTELGVLVNSILVEHFPTVVDADFTAHLEEDLDKVEEGQEDWVRLLKEFYGPFAEVLRKAEENIEEVEISPEEIGEPCPRCGKPLVKRRGRFGEFIACSGYPACSYTRPVGIGVRCPLDNGEVVERRTRKGRMFYGCANYPACTFTSWDRPTGRMCPQCGQMLVAKRAKRGATPAVVCSNKECDYKEAPKPREVEQVGAPS